The DNA window GCCCCCACGCGTTGTCCGCGTCGTAGAGCGCCGGCAGGTCGACGGGCACGTCAGGAGATGTGGTGGAGGATGACGTTGTGCACGTGGTGGCTCTTCTGCGCGCCCCGGAACTCCACCTCGTAGGTGTGCGTGCCGACGTGGATGGCGATGGCCCCGGTGGAGAAGAACGAGCCGCCCCAGGACTTGTTGCTCACCACGCTCACGCTGGTGATCTTCGCATACGGGATGCTGGTGATCGCGTACCGCTTCCCCACGAAGGAGCGGTCCTGGATGACGACCCGCCGGTCGGTCAGGCCGATGAACCCGGTGCCCGCGCCGACCGCGTCGTAGACGGCGATGATCTGCTCGCCGGGCAGGAGCCCGCTCTGGATCTGCTGGAACTGTTCCTTGCGGTCGTACGTCGGATCGGCCATGCCCTCGACGGTAGGTGGGGCTCGCCAGCCGGCCGGCGCTGCGGTGGCCGACGGCGGCAGCCCCCGTCCTCCTGGACGGGGCTGCCGGGGTTCGGGGTCAGTGGTCGACGCGGGGGTCGTGGTCGCGGCTGCGGCTGCCGGCCTTGGCCAGGCCCCGGCTGATCAGGTAACCGACGGTCAGCAGGGTGATGTACCACCAGGCCTTGTCGGCGGCGAAGTAGTCGCCGCCGTTGTTCGCGGCGCCGTCGCCGACGGCGTTCGAGGCGATCAGGACGCCGATGACGGCGAGCAGGTAGACCGCCAGCTCGGTGGTCTTCCACGCCGGCTTGGTCTCCTCACCGTGCCGGTGCGGGTGCCGGACGTCGCGTTCGACGTGGTCGGTGGCCCGGTTGGTGGCGGTGGGGGTCGTCATGGTCAGCTCCTCAAGAGGTTTGGCACGTTCCGTCGCATTCGGGAGCCTTTGCGGTTCCCTGGTGCCGGAAGTCCTACCCTGGAGGATTTAGTTGCTAACAAGAAACTTTCAGGGATCTTTCAGGAGGACGCTCAGAGATCGGTGACCGCGCGGACCGCGTCCTCGATGCGCGCGGCCAGCAGCACCTCGCCCTCGGTGAGCGGTTCGCCGTCGCCGTGACCCACCCTGATCTGGGTGCGGTCGGCCCGGCGGCTGATCTCCGGACGCAGGCGCAGCGCGTCGGCGACCACCGCGACGCGCTCGGTGAGCGCGGCGTGCTGCGTGTCGTCGATGACGAGCGTGCGGCGGATCTGTTCGCCCTCCCGGGTCCAGCCGGACAGCAGGGCGAGCGCGTCGCTGAGGTAGTCGTGCTTCGCCCGGCCGTTGAACAGCACGCGCATCACCGCACCTCCAGGGCGTCGTTCCCGGCTTGTGGCCAAATCGTCGCCATCCCGTGTCCCAGTCGACGCCCTCTAGTCTGTCGTCGCACAGATGGTGTGTCCACGCCCACACTTCCGTGTTCTGCTGACCTGACGGTCGACTCAGCTACCCAAACCGCCGATTGATCTGGCACGCTGGACGCCCGTGCGGACCGAACGGGTTAGCGGGAACGGGCAGGACCGGCGGGAGCCCAGGGTGGTCGTCGGGGCGGCGATCATCGCGGACGGCAGAGTCCTGGCCTGCGCGCGCTCCGCGCCACCGGAGGTGGCCGGGCGCTGGGAGTTCCCCGGCGGCAAGGTGGAGCCGGGGGAGACCGAGACCGAGGCGCTGGCCCGCGAGTGCGCCGAGGAACTCGGCGTCCGGGTGGAGATCGGCGCGCGGGTCGGCCGCGACGTGCGGATGGCCCACGGCCGGTCCGTCCTCCGGGTGTACGTGGCCCGCCTCCTCCACGACGACCAGCCGAAGGCCCTGGAGCACCTGGAGCTGCGCTGGCTCGCGGCCGGCGAGCTCGACACCGTCCCCTGGCTGCCGGCCGACGTGCCGATCGTGGCCGCCCTGCCCCCGCTGCTCGCCGACTCCTGATCGACAGACTCGGACACCGGGCCGGAAACGGGACGGGGGCCGGCGGCATGTGCCGCGGCCCCCGTCGTCGTTGTCAGCGTGCTGCTCAGTGCTTCGGCTCGTCCTGCTGCGGATGGGCGAAGTTCAGGTGCTCCGGGGGCAGCGGGAAGGTCACGTCGTCACCGAACGGCGACGGCGCGGCGGCCCGGTCGAAGGTCAGTTCGGTCAGCGGCAGCTTGCCGTTGACGTCGACCGCGGGAGCGGTCGGGTGCGGCACCTCGCGGTGCCAGTTGACACCCTGCTGCGCCTGCCGTTCGGCCGCCGTGTCGTGCGAGCCGCCCGCGTGCGAGTGCACCCCGCCGTGCGCCGCACCGGCGGTCACGGCGCCACTCGAATGCCCGCTGGTCACGCTGGTCTGAGGCACCTGACCCCTCCGGAAGATCTTGCTACCAAGCCACACAAGGGGATCGTACCTGCGGTCGACGACCCGCTCCTTCATGGGGATGATCCCGTTGTCAGTGATCTTGATGTGCTCGGGGCAGACCTCGGTGCAGCACTTGGTGATGTTGCAGAAGCCGAGGCCCATCTCGGACTGCGCGTACTTCTTGCGGTCGGTCTTCGCGTCGAGCGGGTGCATGTCCAGCTCGGCGGCCCGGATGAAGAACCGGGGACCGGAGAAGGCCGGCTTGTTCTCCTCGTGGTCGCGGATCACGTGGCAGACGTTCTGGCAGAGGAAGCACTCGATGCACTTGCGGAACTCCTGCGAGCGCTCGACGTCGACCTGCTGCATCCGGTAGTCGCCCGGAGCCACGTCGGCCGGCGGCGCGAACGCCGGGGTCTCCCGCGCCTTCTCGTAGTTGAACGAGACGTCGGTGACCAGGTCCCGGATGACCGGGAAGGTGCGCAGCGGGGTGACCGTGACGGTCTCCCCCTCCTCGAAGGTCGACATCCGGGTCATGCAGCTCAGCCGGGGCTTGCCGTTGATCTCCATGGAGCAGGAGCCGCACTTGCCCGCCTTGCAGTTCCACCGGCAGGCCAGGTCCGGCGCGTCGGTGGCCTGGAGGCGGTGGATCACGTCGAGGACGACCTCGCCCTCGTTCACCTCGACGGTGTAGTCGCGCAGTTCGCCGCCGTTCTCGTCGCCCCGCCAGATGCGGAAGGGCCGCTTCGTGCCCGACTTGCCGGTCGCCGGCGTGTTGTCAGTTCCCATTCCTCAGCGCTCCTCCTCGGTGAGGGCGTCGAACTCGGCGAGTTCCTCGTCGGTCAGGTACTTCTCCAGCTCGGCCCGGTCGAACAGGGAGATCAGCTCCGCCCGCATCTTCGGCAGCGGCTTCCGGGTCAGCCGGACCGCGTCGCCGTCCAGCGAGCAGACCAGGTTCACCCGCCGCCACTTCGGGTCCATGGCGGGGTGGTCCTCCCGGGTGTGCCCGCCGCGCGACTCCTGCCGCTCCAGGGCGGCCTTCGCGGTGCACTCCGAGACGACCAGCATGTTGCGCAGGTCGAGAGCCAGGTGCCAGCCCGGGTTGTAGCGCCGGCCGCCGGCCGCGCTCACCTTGGCCACCCGCTCCCGCAGCTCGGCCAGCCGGCTCAGCGCGTCGACCAGCTCACCCTCCCGGCGGATGATCCCGACCAGGTCGCCCATCACCGCCTGAAGGTCCTGCTGGAGGACGTACGGGCTCTCGCCGGTGTCCCGCTGGAGCGGGGCCAGCGCCGTCTCCACCGCGGCCTCCACCGCCGCCACCGCCACCGCGGGGCGGGAGGTGAGCTGGTCGGCGTACGAGGCGGCGTGGCCGCCCGCCCGCTTGCCGAAGACCAGCAGGTCCGACAGTGAGTTGCCGCCGAGCCGGTTGGAGCCGTGCATGCCGCCGGAGACCTCACCGGCGGCGAAGAGCCCGCGCACCGTGCCGTACGCCGCACCGGAGTCCGGGTCCACCTCGACGCCACCCATCACGTAGTGGCAGGTCGGGCCGACCTCCATGGGCTCCTTGGTGATGTCGACGTCGGCCAGCTCCTTGAACTGGTGGTACATCGAGGGCAGCCGGCGGCGGATCTCCTCGGCCGGCAGCCGGGAGGCGATGTCCAGGAAGACGCCCCCGGCCGGCGTGCCCCGACCGGCCTTGACCTCGCTGTTGATGGCGCGGGCGACCTCGTCGCGGGGGAGCAGCTCCGGCGGGCGCCGGTTGTTGTCCGGGTCCTTGTACCAGCGGTCCGCCTCGGCCTCGTTGTCCGCGTACTGCTTGCGGAACACGTCCGGGACGTAGTCGAACATGAACCGCTTGCCCTCGGAGTTCTTGAGGACGCCGCCGTCGCCGCGGACCGACTCGGTGACCAGGATGCCCTTCACCGAGGGCGGCCAGACCATGCCGGTCGGGTGGAACTGGAGGAACTCCATGTTGATCAGCGTCGCCCCGGCGCGCAGCGCGAGGGCGTGACCGTCCCCGGTGTACTCCCAGGAGTTCGAGGTGACCTTGTAGGAGCGACCGACGCCACCGGTGGCCAGGACCACGGCCGGGGCCTCGAAGAGGATGAACTCGCCGGACTCGCGGTAGTAGCCGAACGCGCCGGCGACCCGGTCGCCGTCGAGCAGCAGCTCGGTGATGGTGGTCTCGGAGAAGACCCGGATCCGGGCCTCGTAGTCGCCGTGCTCCCGCTTGTCCTCCTGCTGGAGGGACACGATCTTCTGCTGGAGGGTGCGGATCAGCTCCAGGCCGGTCCGGTCGCCGACGTGCGCCAACCGCGGGTACTCGTGGCCGCCGAAGTTGCGCTGGGAGATCTTCCCGTCCTTGGTCCGGTCGAAGAGCGCCCCGTACGTCTCCAGCTCCCAGATCCGCTGCGGCGACTCCTTCGCGTGCAGCTCGGCCATCCGGAAGTTGTTGAGGAACTTGCCGCCGCGCATGGTGTCCCGGAAGTGCACCTGCCAGTTGTCCCGGGAGTTCACGTTGCCCATGGCGGCCGCGGCGCCGCCCTCGGCCATCACCGTGTGCGCCTTGCCGAACAGCGACTTCGAGATGATCGCGGTCTTCTTGCCGGCCAGTCGGGCCTCGATCGCCGCGCGCAGGCCGGCGCCGCCGGCCCCGATCACGACGACGTCGTAGTGGTGTCGTTCGATTCGCGTCTCAGTCATGTCAGGGGCCTTCAGTTGATGAACCGCAGATCAGGGAACCACTCGGCCGCGACCGCCATGACGTAGAAGTCGGTCAGCGCCAGGGTGCCGAGGGTGATCCAGGCGAGCTGCATGTGCCGGACGTTCAGCCAGGACACCCCGGTCCACGCCCGGTAGCGCAGCGGGTGCTTGGAGAAGTGCTTGAGCCGCCCGCCGATGATGTGCCGGCAGGAGTGGCAGGAGATGGTGTACGCCCAGAGCATCACGACGTTGAGCAGCAGGACGATGTTCCCCAGGCCGAAGCCGAAGCCCTTGGGCGAGTGGAACGCGTAGATCGCGTCGTAGGTGTTGATCAGCGAGATGATCGCGGCGGCGTAGAAGAAGTAGCGGTGCAGGTTCTGGCCGAGCAGCGGGAACCGGGTCTCACCGCCGTACGCCTGGTGCCCGTCCGGCACGGCGCAGGCCGGCGGCGACAGCCAGAACGACCGGTAGTAGGCCTTGCGGTAGTAGTAGCAGGTGAGCCGGAACAGCAGCAGGAACGGCAGGGTCAGCGCCGCGTCCGGGATGATCCACCAGCCGGGCAGGAAGCTGCCGAAGTGCGAGGACCCCTCGACGCACCGCTCGGTGACGCAGGGGGAGTAGAACGGCGTCAGGTAGTGGTACTGGTCCACCCAGTACCACTTGTGCATGAAGACCCGGACCGTCGCGTAGATGACCCAGGCGCTGAGCCCGACGACGGTGATCAGTGGCGCGAGCCACCAGCGGTCCGTTCGCAACGTCTTCGCCGCGATGGCGGCGCGCGCCCGCGCTCCCCGCGGCCTCGTTGCCGTTGATGTCATTCGAGTCGTCTCCCTGACGGCGCCCTCGCGGGGGCGGCGGATCACACCTTCCGTACCGGTCAGCGGACCGGCGAGACCGCGTCCACTGCCACGTCTTGCGCACGCACAGACCGCACCGGCGAACCGGTGCAGCTAAATGACACACGTTACGCCGATCTTCGCGGCCCGGCCGCGCAACGCAGTGTCCCGTGTGTCCGGGAGGTTGGAAAGACCCGCACCAAGATCAATATCTTGGACCGTCAGCCGGACGCGCCGCCGGTGAAGTTCCAGGACGCCAGCCGCAGCGCCGGGGCCTCCCACCAGAAGCCGTCCATCCGGTCCGGCTGGCGGACCGGCACGCGGCCCAGGCCGAGCACCCGGCCCGGGCCCATCGCCCGCGGGTAGGACTCGGTGAACCGGAAGTCGCGCACGGCCCGGGTGGGCACTCCGTCCTCCACCAGCCAGACGCCGTTGCGGGTCAACCCGGTGACCACCAGTTGCTTCGGGTCGAGCACTCGCGTGTACCAGAAGTCGCTGACCAGCAGGCCCCGCGCCATCCCGGCGACCAGGCCGGCGGTGTCCGGGTCGGCCACCGCACCGGTCACCCCGGCGCTGAGCTGCCCGGCGGCCACCTCCGCCGCGCCGCCCGTGGGCAGCAGGCGGAGATTGCGCGGGAGCGGACCGAACGTGGACGCGCCGACCATCCCGTGCCCGGTGGACCCGGTGCCCGCCTCGGCGCCGCTGCGCCGGTCGTGCGCCACCGCCGCCGTGGTGCCCGCCTCGACCAGGGTCAGCGGCCGCCGGGGCGTGCCCTCCAGGTCGTACGGCAGCCCGGAGGCGTGCAGCGGATCGTCCACGAGGGTCACCGCCGGGTCGAACTGGGCCCTGCCCGGCTCGGCGAACGACTGCCGCTCGGCGTGCCGCTTGCCGTTGAAGCCGTACCAGGAGAGGTTCTGCAGGAGGTCGGCCACGGCGGCCGGTTCGAGCACCACCTCGTAGCGCCCCGGAGGCAGCTCGACGGGGTCCGCCGCGGCCCGCGCCTTCGCCGCCGCCCGTGCGCCCAGGGCCGCGCCGTCGAGGTCGGCCAGGCGGTCGGCGGCGTGCCGGGCCACCCCGTCGGCGCCGCCGGTGCGGGCGATGCCGTCCATGGCCGCCTCGACCGACCGCCCCACCGCCGACTGCCCGGCCGAGTTGGCGAACGCGCCGGACCGGTGCGCCGTCCGGCAGTAGCCGGCGGCCTCCAGCCCCTCGACCGCGTCCACGAAGGCGCGTACCCGGGCGGCCCGCTCGTCGGGTGACGCCGCCGCGGTGGCCTCGTCGACGGGCGCGCCGGACGGGACCGGCACCGGCGGGGTGAGCCCCGGCCAGGCCGGGTCGTGCGGCGCGAGCCGGGTCGCGGCCAGGGTCCGCTCGACCAGCGCGGTCAACCCGTCGGGGTCGACCAGACTGCCGCTGCCCGCGGCCGTCCGCCCGTCGGCGTGCAGCCGCAGCCGGACCGCGGTGGCCGACTCGGCGACGTTCTGGTGGATGAACGAGTTGGCGAACCGGGTCAGCGCCAGGTCGGCCCGGGTCACCACCACCTCGGCCTGGGCGTCCGGCCCGGCCAGCCGCCGGACCAGCTCCACGACCCGGCCGGCGAGGTCCAGCTCGCTCATGCCCGCACCCCCACCCGGACGTTGCGGAAGCGGGCCGGTGCGGCCGGATGGCCGGTGTGCCCGGTCTGGCCCGGCTGCCCCTTGCCGCAGTTCGGCGTGCCCCACGGCACGATCTCCGACGAGAGCATGTCCATCGACCGCCAGAAGACCGGCCCGATCCCGGTGTAGGTGGGGTTGCGCAGCATCCGCCCCCGGCGGCCCTTCTTCACCTCCCAGCCGACCTCGCAGCCGAACTGGAAGTTGAGCCGCTTGTCGTCGATGGACCAGGAGCGGTTGAGGTCCATGAGCACTCCGTCGTCGGTGGCCGCGATGATTTCGTCGAGCGTGTGCGGGCCCGGCTCCAGACCCACGTTGGTCATCCGCACCATCGGCAGCCGCGCCCAGCCGTCCGCCCGTACGCTGCCGCCGTAGTCCAGGCCCGCGACGGCGGCCGAGTCCCGGCCGGCGAGCACCCCCACCCAGCGCCCCTCACGGACCGCGTCGCGCTTGACCGCCGGGGAGCCCTCGTCGTCGAAGCCGAAGCTGCCCAACGCGCCGGGGATGGTCGGGTCGATGGTGACGTTCATGAGCTCGGAGCCGTATCGCAGCGCGCCCAGCCGGGTCAGGTCCAGCCAGGACGTGCCGGCGAAGGCGGCCTCCCAGCCGAGGATCCGGTCCAGCTCGATGGCGTGCCCGACCGACTCGTGGATCTGCAGGGCGAGCTGCTCGCCGCCGAGGATCAGGTCGGTCTCGCCGGACGGGCACTCCGGGGCGGTGAGCAGCTCCCGGGACTCCTCGGCGATCCGGGCGGCGTGCGCGGCCAGGTCCAGCGAGGTGACCAGCTCCCACCCCGTGGTGCCGTACTGGCCCCGGTAGCTCGGATAGGAACGACGCTGGGTCTCGCCGTCCCCGATCGAGGTGGCCGAGATGCCGCCGCCGCACTCGCGGATGCGCTGGTCGATGCGGTGCCCCTCGCTGGAGACGAACCACTTGGCGGTGTCCCAGATCTGGTAGAGCCCCTCGGCCAGGTCGGCGCCGTGCTCCCGCATCGTCGCGGTGGCGCGGGCCAGCAGGTCGCCCTTGTCGGACAGCGGCACGCCGAGCGGGTCGACGTCGCAGGCGGAGGCCCAGCTCGCCACCGTCGCCTCGACCGGGACCAGCTCGATGGGCGGCCCCGGGACCCGCGCGCTCGCGGTGGCGATCGCCGCGGCGCGCCGGCCGGCGTCGCGGGCCGCGGCGTCGGACAGCTCGGGTACGGCGTGGAAGCCCCAACTCGACCCGACCAGGGCGCGCACGCCCAGCCCGATGCTCTCGTCCTGGGTGAGCTCCTCGATGTCGCCGTTGCGGGCCGACATCGACTCGTAGCGGCGGTGCATCACCCGGGCGTCCGCGTACCGCGCTCCCGCGTCGAGGGCGGCCTGGACAGCGGCGGTGGCCGCGTCGAACTCGGTCATGCGCCCGACCCTAGGCGACCGGACAGACATCCGTCAGGGGACGAGATCCTCTGGCCGGATCGTCGCCCGGCGGTCATGGTCATCTCCACCTCGTGCCGGCGGGAATCTTCCCCTTGGTCGCCACGGCCATGGTCGCACCTCACGTGCGGCGACGAGGCGGCGTTGCCCAGTCGCAACCATGAATGTCCAGGTGAGGGCTGTTCAGGTTGGAAACTGAGTCGTTACGCTCGGGCCGCTGACAGGCCGCGTTCTGTAGCTTATTTTCGCCTCCAGAAGTTTGTTGTAAGTTCTCTTCGTCACAGAGGGAGGCGGTCATGGGCAGGTCGGAGACAATGCCGTCCGGGGAGCCGGACCGCCCCGAGGTGCCGGAGCAGCGCACCGGCGAGGGTCCCTACCTACAGGTCAAGGACCTGCGGGTGCGGTTCGAGACCGAGGACGGCGTGGTGAAGGCCGTCGACGGGGTCTCGTTCGCCGTCGAGCGCGGTCGCACGCTGGGCATCGTGGGCGAGTCCGGTTCGGGAAAGAGCGTCACGTCGCTGGCGGTCCTCGGCCTGCACAACGCGAAGCGGACCACCATCACCGGGGAGATCTCGGTCGGTGGTCGTCAGCTGGTCGGGCTGCCGGAGGAGGAGGTGCGGCGGCTCCGGGGCCGGGACATGGCGATGATCTTCCAGGACCCGCTGTCGGCGCTGCACCCCTACTACACGGTCGGCAGGCAGATCGCCGAGGCGTACCGGGTGCACCATCCGCGGGCCGGGAAGCGGGAGGCGCGCACCCGGGCCGTGGACATGCTGGGCCGGGTCGGCATCCCGCAGCCGGCGAAGCGGTTCGACCAGTACCCGCACGAGTTCTCCGGTGGCATGCGGCAGCGGGCGATGATCGCCATGGCCCTGGTCAACGACCCGGACCTGCTGATCGCCGACGAGCCCACCACCGCGCTGGACGTGACGGTGCAGGCACAGATCCTGGACCTGCTCAGCGACCTCCAGGACGAGTTCCGGTCGGCGATCATCCTGATCACCCACGACCTGGGCGTGGTCAGCCAGGTGGCCGACGACGTCCTCGTCATGTACGGGGGCCGGGCCGTCGAGCACGGCAGCGTGGAGCAGGTGCTGCGGCGGCCGCAGCATCCGTACACCTGGGGGTTGTTGTCGAGCGTGCCCTCGCTGCACGGTGACGCGGACGCGGACCTCGTGCCGATCAAGGGCAACCCGCCCTCGTTGATCAACCTGCCGTCGGGGTGCGCGTTCCACCCGCGCTGCCGTTACGCGGACCGCAACGGCGACCGCTCCCGCACGGAGGTGCCCGAGCTCCGGGCGGCCGGGGAGGCGGGCCACCTGGTCGCCTGCCACCTGCCGGCCGAGGAGCGCACCCGGCTCTACCAGCAGGACATCGCCCAGGTGGGAGTGGCCCGATGAGCACCGAGACCGAGCCGCTGCTGCGCGTGCGGGGGCTGACCAAGCACTTCCCGGTGCGCGAGGGCTTCCGCGCCAGGGGCGCCGTCCGGGCGGTCGACGGACTGGACTTCGACGTGCGGCCGGGGGAGACCCTGGGCCTGGTCGGGGAGTCCGGGTGCGGGAAGACCACGACCGGGCGGATGCTGGTGCGGCTGCTGGAGCCCACCTCCGGCACCATCGAGTTCGCGGGGCGGGACATCACCCACGCCCGTCGTGGCGCGCTGCGGCCGCTGCGGCAGGACCTCCAGATCATCTTCCAGGACCCCTACGCGTCGCTGAACCCCCGGCACACCGTCGGGCGGATCGTGGCCATGCCGTTGCAGGTCAACGGCATCAACCCGCCGGGCGGCATCCGGAAGCGCGTGCAGGAGCTGCTGGAACTGGTCGGGTTGAACCCGGAGCACTACAACCGCTACCCGCACGAGTTCTCCGGCGGGCAGCGCCAGCGCATCGGCATCGCCCGCGCCCTCGCGCTGCGCCCGAAGCTCATCGTCGCCGACGAACCCGTCTCGGCTCTGGACGTCTCGATCCAGGCCCAGGTCATCAACCTGCTGCGGGACCTGCAACGCGACCTGGACCTGGCGTTCGTCTTCATCGCCCACGACCTCGCCGTGGTGCGGCACTTCTGCCACCGGGTCGCCGTCATGTACCTCGGCAAGATCGTCGAGATCGGTGACCGGGACGAGATCTACCAACGGCCGCAGCACCCGTACACCCGGGCCCTGCTGTCGGCCATCCCCGACGTCACGGCGCTCGGGCCGGCCGGGCGGA is part of the Micromonospora halotolerans genome and encodes:
- a CDS encoding PH domain-containing protein; this encodes MADPTYDRKEQFQQIQSGLLPGEQIIAVYDAVGAGTGFIGLTDRRVVIQDRSFVGKRYAITSIPYAKITSVSVVSNKSWGGSFFSTGAIAIHVGTHTYEVEFRGAQKSHHVHNVILHHIS
- a CDS encoding 4a-hydroxytetrahydrobiopterin dehydratase, translating into MRVLFNGRAKHDYLSDALALLSGWTREGEQIRRTLVIDDTQHAALTERVAVVADALRLRPEISRRADRTQIRVGHGDGEPLTEGEVLLAARIEDAVRAVTDL
- a CDS encoding (deoxy)nucleoside triphosphate pyrophosphohydrolase; this translates as MRTERVSGNGQDRREPRVVVGAAIIADGRVLACARSAPPEVAGRWEFPGGKVEPGETETEALARECAEELGVRVEIGARVGRDVRMAHGRSVLRVYVARLLHDDQPKALEHLELRWLAAGELDTVPWLPADVPIVAALPPLLADS
- a CDS encoding succinate dehydrogenase/fumarate reductase iron-sulfur subunit, yielding MGTDNTPATGKSGTKRPFRIWRGDENGGELRDYTVEVNEGEVVLDVIHRLQATDAPDLACRWNCKAGKCGSCSMEINGKPRLSCMTRMSTFEEGETVTVTPLRTFPVIRDLVTDVSFNYEKARETPAFAPPADVAPGDYRMQQVDVERSQEFRKCIECFLCQNVCHVIRDHEENKPAFSGPRFFIRAAELDMHPLDAKTDRKKYAQSEMGLGFCNITKCCTEVCPEHIKITDNGIIPMKERVVDRRYDPLVWLGSKIFRRGQVPQTSVTSGHSSGAVTAGAAHGGVHSHAGGSHDTAAERQAQQGVNWHREVPHPTAPAVDVNGKLPLTELTFDRAAAPSPFGDDVTFPLPPEHLNFAHPQQDEPKH
- a CDS encoding fumarate reductase/succinate dehydrogenase flavoprotein subunit, yielding MTETRIERHHYDVVVIGAGGAGLRAAIEARLAGKKTAIISKSLFGKAHTVMAEGGAAAAMGNVNSRDNWQVHFRDTMRGGKFLNNFRMAELHAKESPQRIWELETYGALFDRTKDGKISQRNFGGHEYPRLAHVGDRTGLELIRTLQQKIVSLQQEDKREHGDYEARIRVFSETTITELLLDGDRVAGAFGYYRESGEFILFEAPAVVLATGGVGRSYKVTSNSWEYTGDGHALALRAGATLINMEFLQFHPTGMVWPPSVKGILVTESVRGDGGVLKNSEGKRFMFDYVPDVFRKQYADNEAEADRWYKDPDNNRRPPELLPRDEVARAINSEVKAGRGTPAGGVFLDIASRLPAEEIRRRLPSMYHQFKELADVDITKEPMEVGPTCHYVMGGVEVDPDSGAAYGTVRGLFAAGEVSGGMHGSNRLGGNSLSDLLVFGKRAGGHAASYADQLTSRPAVAVAAVEAAVETALAPLQRDTGESPYVLQQDLQAVMGDLVGIIRREGELVDALSRLAELRERVAKVSAAGGRRYNPGWHLALDLRNMLVVSECTAKAALERQESRGGHTREDHPAMDPKWRRVNLVCSLDGDAVRLTRKPLPKMRAELISLFDRAELEKYLTDEELAEFDALTEEER
- a CDS encoding TldD/PmbA family protein; this translates as MSELDLAGRVVELVRRLAGPDAQAEVVVTRADLALTRFANSFIHQNVAESATAVRLRLHADGRTAAGSGSLVDPDGLTALVERTLAATRLAPHDPAWPGLTPPVPVPSGAPVDEATAAASPDERAARVRAFVDAVEGLEAAGYCRTAHRSGAFANSAGQSAVGRSVEAAMDGIARTGGADGVARHAADRLADLDGAALGARAAAKARAAADPVELPPGRYEVVLEPAAVADLLQNLSWYGFNGKRHAERQSFAEPGRAQFDPAVTLVDDPLHASGLPYDLEGTPRRPLTLVEAGTTAAVAHDRRSGAEAGTGSTGHGMVGASTFGPLPRNLRLLPTGGAAEVAAGQLSAGVTGAVADPDTAGLVAGMARGLLVSDFWYTRVLDPKQLVVTGLTRNGVWLVEDGVPTRAVRDFRFTESYPRAMGPGRVLGLGRVPVRQPDRMDGFWWEAPALRLASWNFTGGASG
- a CDS encoding TldD/PmbA family protein; the encoded protein is MTEFDAATAAVQAALDAGARYADARVMHRRYESMSARNGDIEELTQDESIGLGVRALVGSSWGFHAVPELSDAAARDAGRRAAAIATASARVPGPPIELVPVEATVASWASACDVDPLGVPLSDKGDLLARATATMREHGADLAEGLYQIWDTAKWFVSSEGHRIDQRIRECGGGISATSIGDGETQRRSYPSYRGQYGTTGWELVTSLDLAAHAARIAEESRELLTAPECPSGETDLILGGEQLALQIHESVGHAIELDRILGWEAAFAGTSWLDLTRLGALRYGSELMNVTIDPTIPGALGSFGFDDEGSPAVKRDAVREGRWVGVLAGRDSAAVAGLDYGGSVRADGWARLPMVRMTNVGLEPGPHTLDEIIAATDDGVLMDLNRSWSIDDKRLNFQFGCEVGWEVKKGRRGRMLRNPTYTGIGPVFWRSMDMLSSEIVPWGTPNCGKGQPGQTGHTGHPAAPARFRNVRVGVRA
- a CDS encoding ABC transporter ATP-binding protein — encoded protein: MGRSETMPSGEPDRPEVPEQRTGEGPYLQVKDLRVRFETEDGVVKAVDGVSFAVERGRTLGIVGESGSGKSVTSLAVLGLHNAKRTTITGEISVGGRQLVGLPEEEVRRLRGRDMAMIFQDPLSALHPYYTVGRQIAEAYRVHHPRAGKREARTRAVDMLGRVGIPQPAKRFDQYPHEFSGGMRQRAMIAMALVNDPDLLIADEPTTALDVTVQAQILDLLSDLQDEFRSAIILITHDLGVVSQVADDVLVMYGGRAVEHGSVEQVLRRPQHPYTWGLLSSVPSLHGDADADLVPIKGNPPSLINLPSGCAFHPRCRYADRNGDRSRTEVPELRAAGEAGHLVACHLPAEERTRLYQQDIAQVGVAR
- a CDS encoding ABC transporter ATP-binding protein — encoded protein: MSTETEPLLRVRGLTKHFPVREGFRARGAVRAVDGLDFDVRPGETLGLVGESGCGKTTTGRMLVRLLEPTSGTIEFAGRDITHARRGALRPLRQDLQIIFQDPYASLNPRHTVGRIVAMPLQVNGINPPGGIRKRVQELLELVGLNPEHYNRYPHEFSGGQRQRIGIARALALRPKLIVADEPVSALDVSIQAQVINLLRDLQRDLDLAFVFIAHDLAVVRHFCHRVAVMYLGKIVEIGDRDEIYQRPQHPYTRALLSAIPDVTALGPAGRIRLTGDVPTPLNPPSGCRFRTRCWKAQERCATEEPALVPRDGGNQATACHFPETGTISQGAGPAAVTAEEVSK